One window of Quercus robur chromosome 5, dhQueRobu3.1, whole genome shotgun sequence genomic DNA carries:
- the LOC126728083 gene encoding F-box protein At3g07870-like has protein sequence MGEHMVPMMSQHHHLSDQMVYDILSRLPVKSIIRFRYVSKSWDSIVTDPYFKLNQAKSLSNNSHNGYVIYTKYPQKYIPCLQYPQHKVEDLCTVVCNGDNTLTEVSRIEIPCLYEPIVGFCNGLFILASPSPMEHSFQYIYLWNPIIRKFMRVARILGQPSTSSVTLGFAYHPRKNDFKILRLVCFKNKGKLLPAKAEAEVYTLSTASWRKFSISVDSLSGLNIYRISESPSLFFNGALHSIAFSRDYKFILSFDVDDERFREIRLPQNYLVGVSLRKEWLTILKGSLALIVIGDAQIDWSGVCHIWVMTEYGVAKSWTKKSVPMDKHAKFLSCTINGELLIRRYDLKVRIVSFDPESLKEEVLRIPDPRDVIYTTNFVESLVLLDGLSNESYSLG, from the coding sequence ATGGGAGAACACATGGTCCCGATGATGTCCCAGCATCATCATCTCTCAGACCAGATGGTCTACGATATCCTGAGTCGGCTGCCAGTGAAATCCATAATCCGATTTAGGTATGTTTCTAAATCTTGGGACTCCATCGTTACTGACCCTTATTTCAAGCTCAACCAAGCCAAATCGTTATCTAATAACAGTCACAATGGTTATGTGATATATACCAAATATCCTCAAAAATATATTCCATGTCTTCAATATCCTCAACATAAAGTTGAAGATTTGTGTACGGTTGTTTGCAATGGTGACAACACTTTGACCGAGGTTTCTAGGATTGAAATCCCTTGTTTGTATGAACCCATTGTTGGATTCTGTAACGGCCTGTTTATTCTTGCTAGTCCTAGTCCTATGGAACATTCTTTtcagtatatatatttgtggaacccaattataagaaaatttatgAGAGTGGCTAGAATTCTGGGCCAACCTTCTACTAGTAGTGTTACCCTTGGATTTGCATATCATCCTCGAAAGAATGACTTTAAGATTCTTAGACTtgtgtgttttaaaaataaagggaaatTGCTGCCAGCAAAGGCCGAGGCCGAGGTTTACACATTGAGTACAGCTTCATGGAGAAAGTTTTCGATATCAGTGGACTCATTAAGTGGATTAAATATTTATCGTATATCTGAATCACcctctttgttttttaatggaGCTCTGCATTCTATAGCATTTTCTCGTGACTATAAATTCATTTTGTCCTTTGATGTCGATGATGAGAGGTTCCGTGAGATAAGGCTGCCTCAAAACTATTTAGTGGGAGTTTCATTACGTAAGGAATGGCTCACAATTTTGAAGGGATCTCTAGCTTTGATTGTTATTGGTGATGCTCAAATTGATTGGAGTGGTGTATGCCACATATGGGTAATGACAGAGTATGGTGTGGCCAAATCTTGGACTAAAAAAAGTGTACCAATGGATAAACATGCAAAGTTTCTTAGTTGCACTATCAATGGTGAACTTCTAATTAGAAGGTATGATTTGAAGGTGCGAATAGTCTCATTTGACCCTGAGAGTTTGAAAGAGGAAGTTCTTAGAATTCCAGATCCTAGAGATGTGATttacacaacaaattttgtgGAGAGCTTAGTTTTACTTGATGGGCTAAGCAATGAATCCTACAGTTTGGGGTAA
- the LOC126728085 gene encoding F-box/kelch-repeat protein At3g23880-like yields MMSRKRLPMMSQHIPAGVAYNILTQLPVKSIIRFRCVSKSWNSIFTDPIFITTNFKFNQAKSLSNNSRNGYLLYKENLSYGVKESHIVVCNNDRSLSRVCSFEIPSIHDHIVGFCKGLFCFTGSMDDSYQRIYVWNPSVRKITIAATANNVGFAGVTLGFAYHLQNNDFKILRLVCFQRELLYGSDGAEAEVYTLSTGSWRRFVVSVDYWPFIRDISESPSLFFNGALHFLAQSGLFRFIMSFDVDEERFHKIMLPQNCFEGFFQHSKCLVVFKGSLALIVFDCNICHMWVMREYGVVESWTKISVPIKGVKRFYGCTVKGELLMEKSHSQIFSFDLESLNEKVLDIPTTAKDVIYTDNFMESLNLFDVIDSEDY; encoded by the coding sequence ATGATGTCCCGGAAGAGGCTACCGATGATGTCCCAGCATATCCCGGCTGGGGTTGCGTACAACATCCTCACTCAGCTACCAGTGAAATCTATAATCCGATTCAGGTGTGTTTCCAAATCTTGGAACTCCATATTCACCGACCCTATTTTCATTACTACAAACTTTAAATTCAACCAAGCCAAATCTTTATCGAATAACAGTCGCAATGGTTATCTCCTATACAAGGAAAATCTTTCATATGGTGTCAAAGAATCGCATATAGTTGTTTGCAATAACGATCGCAGTTTGAGCCGGGTATGTAGTTTTGAAATCCCCTCTATTCATGACCATATAGTTGGCTTCTGTAAAGGCTTGTTTTGCTTCACTGGTAGCATGGACGACTCTTATCAGAGAATATATGTGTGGAATCCAAGTGTTAGAAAAATTACTATAGCTGCTACTGCCAATAACGTAGGTTTTGCTGGTGTCACTCTTGGATTTGCGTATCATCTTCAAAACAATGACTTCAAGATTCTCAGACTTGTGTGTTTTCAACGCGAATTGTTGTATGGCTCCGATGGAGCCGAGGCTGAAGTTTACACATTGAGTACAGGTTCGTGGAGAAGGTTTGTAGTATCGGTGGATTATTGGCCATTTATTCGGGATATATCTGAATCaccctctttattttttaatggagcTCTGCACTTTTTGGCCCAGAGTGGCCTTTTTCGCTTCATAATGTCCTTTGATGTGGATGAGGAGAGATTTCATAAGATAATGTTGCCTCAAAACTGTTTTGAAGGGTTTTTTCAACATTCTAAATGTCTTGTTGTGTTCAAGGGATCGTTGGCTTTGATTGTTTTCGATTGCAACATATGCCACATGTGGGTGATGAGGGAGTACGGCGTGGTTGAGTCTTGGACTAAAATAAGTGTGCCAATCAAAGGAGTTAAGAGGTTTTATGGTTGCACCGTTAAAGGTGAACTTCTGATGGAAAAGAGTCATTCACAGATCTTTTCATTTGACCTTGAGAGTTTAAATGAAAAAGTTCTTGACATTCCAACTACAGCTAAAGATGTGATTTATACCGATAATTTTATGGAGAGCTTAAATTTATTTGATGTGATAGACTCCGAGGATTATTAA
- the LOC126728084 gene encoding F-box protein At3g07870-like — translation MGNSYWKIYLWNPSIRKITIAGTTNNNALANVTLGFAYHPQNNDFKILRLVSYPCKKKAPAEVQVYTLSTASWRRFVIPGSLSGSSIWGISESPSLFFNGALHFLALAGTQNDIFNRFILTFDVDEERFHEIMLPPNYLSEKYVRHTKCLTVFKGLLALVVFNCETEQSDICHIWVMREYGVVESWTKISVPIEGVARFFGCTVKGELVMGKRSPSQIFSFDPESLNEEILAIPAAKDVIYTDYFAESLNLLDRLNAKDY, via the coding sequence ATGGGCAATTCTTattggaaaatatatttgtGGAATCCAAGCATTAGAAAAATTACCATAGCTGGTACTACGAATAACAATGCTTTGGCTAATGTCACTCTTGGATTTGCATATCATCCTCAAAACAATGATTTCAAGATTCTAAGACTCGTGTCTTATCCATGCAAAAAGAAAGCGCCAGCTGAGGTTCAGGTTTACACATTGAGTACGGCTTCGTGGAGAAGGTTTGTAATTCCAGGCTCATTAAGTGGATCATCTATTTGGGGTATATCTGAAtcaccctctctattttttaatgGAGCTTTGCACTTTCTAGCATTAGCTGGCACCCAGAACGATATTTTTAACAGATTCATATTGACCTTTGATGTGGATGAGGAGAGATTTCATGAGATAATGTTGCCTCCAAACTATTTAAGTGAAAAATATGTGCGACATACTAAATGTCTTACCGTGTTCAAGGGATTGCTGGCTTTGGTTGTTTTCAATTGCGAAACTGAGCAAAGTGACATATGCCACATATGGGTGATGAGGGAGTATGGTGTGGTCGAGTCTTGGACTAAAATAAGTGTACCAATCGAAGGAGTTGCCAGGTTCTTTGGTTGCACGGTCAAAGGTGAACTTGTGATGGGGAAGAGAAGTCCTTCACAGATCTTCTCATTTGACCCTGAGAGTTTAAATGAGGAAATTCTTGCCATTCCTGCTGCTAAAGATGTGATTTATACTGATTATTTTGCGGAGAGTTTAAATTTACTTGATCGGTTAAACGCTAAGGATTATTAA